In Symmachiella dynata, the following are encoded in one genomic region:
- a CDS encoding metal-dependent hydrolase, translating into MSTSVTYLGHGTFQIVAAGKTIIIDPFFTDNPAATVTADEVQPDYLIVSHGHGDHVGDAVAIAKRTGCTVISNHEISVWLNEQGVEKAHGMHIGGSHAFDFGTVKLTIAHHGSMLPDGSNGGNPCGVILKLADGTIYHACDTGLFYDMKLIGEEGIDLAILPIGDNYTMGPDDALRAVKLIEPKRVIPDHYNTWDPIAQNAATWGERVKAETNTEPVILKPGESCEL; encoded by the coding sequence ATGTCGACGTCGGTCACCTATCTGGGGCACGGGACATTTCAAATTGTTGCCGCTGGAAAAACGATCATCATCGATCCATTTTTCACAGACAATCCAGCGGCGACTGTCACCGCGGACGAGGTGCAGCCCGACTATTTGATCGTCTCGCACGGACATGGCGATCACGTGGGAGATGCCGTGGCGATTGCCAAGCGGACCGGTTGCACGGTGATTTCCAACCATGAGATTTCTGTTTGGCTGAACGAACAAGGAGTCGAAAAGGCACACGGCATGCACATCGGCGGCAGCCACGCGTTTGACTTCGGAACGGTCAAACTGACGATCGCCCACCACGGCTCGATGTTGCCCGACGGATCCAACGGCGGAAATCCGTGCGGCGTGATTTTGAAACTGGCCGACGGCACGATCTACCACGCCTGCGACACGGGCTTGTTTTACGACATGAAGCTGATTGGCGAAGAGGGAATCGACTTGGCGATTCTGCCGATCGGCGACAATTACACAATGGGCCCCGACGACGCGCTGCGAGCGGTGAAATTGATCGAACCCAAGCGGGTGATCCCCGATCATTACAACACCTGGGACCCCATCGCGCAGAACGCCGCCACCTGGGGCGAACGTGTGAAAGCGGAAACAAATACCGAACCAGTGATTCTCAAACCGGGCGAATCGTGCGAGTTGTAA
- the pyrE gene encoding orotate phosphoribosyltransferase yields the protein MYDRDRLIELFTERALKFGEFKLVSGKTASYYLDGKQITLHSEGLRQVSEGLLDLLADVEYDAIGGMSIGADPIIGGTITVAAERGQDVQGFLVRKEAKGHGTNKFIEGPVQPGARVVIVDDVVTTGGSSLLAVDRIEEFGCKVVQVVAIVDRMEGGAANFAKRDLPLRSLLTIEDFGIEPPPAEMLIA from the coding sequence ATGTACGATCGAGATCGCTTGATTGAACTTTTCACAGAACGCGCGTTGAAATTCGGCGAGTTCAAACTGGTTTCCGGAAAAACAGCCAGCTATTACCTAGACGGCAAACAAATCACGTTGCACTCCGAGGGACTGCGACAGGTCAGCGAAGGTTTGCTCGATCTACTCGCCGATGTCGAGTACGACGCGATTGGCGGGATGTCGATCGGGGCCGATCCGATCATCGGCGGCACAATCACCGTCGCTGCCGAGCGGGGCCAGGATGTGCAGGGGTTTTTGGTGCGCAAAGAAGCCAAAGGACACGGCACCAACAAATTTATCGAAGGCCCGGTGCAACCCGGGGCGCGGGTGGTGATCGTCGACGACGTGGTGACTACCGGTGGCAGTTCGCTGTTGGCCGTCGACCGCATTGAAGAATTCGGCTGTAAAGTCGTGCAGGTCGTCGCCATTGTCGACCGCATGGAAGGTGGAGCGGCAAATTTTGCCAAACGCGACTTGCCGCTGAGATCGCTGTTGACCATCGAAGACTTCGGCATCGAACCGCCGCCCGCAGAAATGTTAATTGCTTAG
- a CDS encoding glucose-6-phosphate isomerase yields MSDHIRYSAAAAESLIQAVDFDKVQTAVLAARNEVIADVGLLHAGCDIPAEKQPLDAGFIELPKHLLAEWDESGDDSLLGRIETAAAQFAGQVDRMLVLGIGGSYMGARALFEALCHPYHNELSREKRNGIPKLSFEGNNVDTAAVSGLLELLAAGTDPAEIADRWGIVVISKSGGTLETAVAFRVFRQALEEFYGSDSAEALGLVIPVTGETGKLRNFSNLRGYPATFPIPDGVGGRFSVFTAVGLLPAAVLGIDIKQLLRGAADATERFHTADYDDNPTLQYTAVSHYLETEHGLNIRVLSTWGKRLEVVGLWYDQLLAESLGKAEKGATPITGVNTRDLHSRGQQHQEGTLDKLITNLYVEPDANGAVTVPAVPDALNQDELNKYSGKNLPEILQAAMQGTNQAYADVNRPTADLVLPKLDAYNIGALLQMLMLATATEGRLMGINPYGQPGVEDYKRNMNAILSRS; encoded by the coding sequence ATGAGCGACCACATCCGTTATTCCGCCGCCGCGGCTGAGTCCCTAATTCAAGCCGTCGATTTCGACAAAGTTCAAACAGCCGTGCTGGCCGCGCGGAACGAAGTCATCGCTGATGTCGGCTTGCTGCATGCTGGGTGCGATATTCCAGCGGAGAAACAGCCGCTGGACGCAGGGTTTATCGAACTTCCCAAACATCTGTTGGCCGAATGGGACGAATCGGGTGACGACTCGTTACTGGGGCGCATCGAAACCGCCGCTGCGCAATTCGCCGGCCAGGTCGACCGCATGCTGGTCTTGGGAATCGGCGGGTCCTATATGGGGGCCCGCGCGCTGTTCGAAGCGCTCTGCCATCCCTACCACAACGAATTGTCGCGTGAGAAACGCAACGGGATTCCCAAGCTATCGTTCGAAGGCAACAACGTCGACACCGCTGCGGTCAGCGGATTGTTGGAACTGTTGGCCGCCGGCACCGATCCGGCTGAGATCGCCGATCGCTGGGGAATTGTGGTCATCAGTAAATCGGGCGGAACCTTGGAGACTGCGGTCGCGTTTCGCGTGTTTCGCCAAGCGTTGGAAGAATTCTACGGAAGCGATTCCGCCGAAGCACTAGGCCTTGTGATCCCCGTAACCGGCGAAACGGGCAAGCTCCGCAATTTTTCGAACCTGCGGGGATATCCAGCGACGTTTCCGATTCCCGACGGCGTAGGGGGACGGTTTTCCGTGTTCACTGCTGTGGGTTTGTTGCCGGCGGCGGTGCTGGGAATCGACATCAAACAGTTGTTGCGAGGCGCTGCCGATGCCACTGAACGTTTCCACACAGCCGACTACGACGACAACCCGACACTGCAATACACGGCGGTCAGCCATTATCTAGAAACCGAACACGGTTTAAACATCCGCGTCCTTTCGACCTGGGGCAAACGGTTGGAAGTGGTTGGGCTTTGGTACGACCAATTGCTGGCTGAAAGTTTAGGCAAAGCAGAAAAAGGGGCCACGCCGATTACGGGCGTCAATACCCGTGATCTGCACAGCCGTGGACAGCAACACCAGGAAGGGACGCTCGATAAGCTGATCACCAATCTGTATGTCGAACCGGATGCCAACGGCGCAGTCACGGTGCCGGCTGTCCCCGATGCACTCAATCAGGACGAGTTGAACAAATACAGCGGCAAAAACCTGCCGGAGATTCTGCAAGCAGCCATGCAAGGCACAAATCAGGCTTATGCCGACGTGAACCGTCCGACAGCCGATTTGGTTTTGCCCAAACTGGACGCCTACAACATCGGCGCCTTGTTGCAAATGCTCATGCTGGCGACGGCCACCGAAGGACGTTTGATGGGGATCAATCCTTATGGGCAACCCGGGGTTGAAGATTACAAGCGAAACATGAACGCGATTTTGAGCCGCTCATAG
- the truA gene encoding tRNA pseudouridine(38-40) synthase TruA, with the protein MRNIRLTIAYDGTNYCGWQVQPNGTSIQTVVEAAVKKLTSEFVNVLASGRTDSGVHALGQVAHFHTNSPIPCDKLRSGLQRFLPDDIVVRSAEEVPAEFHARYDAVRKRYRYVIHNNRVAIPFLQRYVHRIGKPLDAAAMHAAAQSLLGTHDFRSFESHFPNRSSSVRTVMELNVTRRVGWDLWSPTPGAVAEDGDFICIDIMADGFLYNMVRSITGTLLKVGYGNWPVDKVREILENQTRDHAGATAPPHGLYLVHVDYDRENVVSNSPGDPS; encoded by the coding sequence ATGCGTAACATCCGCCTGACCATCGCCTATGACGGCACGAATTACTGCGGGTGGCAGGTGCAGCCCAACGGCACGTCGATTCAAACCGTTGTAGAGGCAGCCGTAAAGAAATTGACGTCTGAGTTCGTGAATGTCCTTGCCTCGGGGCGGACCGACTCCGGAGTGCATGCGTTGGGGCAGGTCGCTCATTTCCATACGAATTCGCCGATCCCTTGCGATAAACTCCGCAGCGGCTTGCAGCGGTTTTTGCCCGACGACATTGTCGTTCGCAGTGCGGAAGAAGTCCCGGCCGAGTTTCATGCCCGTTATGATGCGGTTCGCAAACGGTATCGTTACGTGATCCACAACAATCGCGTGGCGATTCCATTTTTACAGCGCTACGTGCATCGGATCGGTAAACCGCTCGATGCGGCCGCCATGCACGCAGCGGCGCAATCACTGCTGGGCACGCATGATTTTCGCAGTTTCGAATCGCACTTCCCCAATCGTTCCAGCAGTGTCCGGACGGTGATGGAACTAAATGTTACACGGCGCGTGGGCTGGGACCTTTGGTCGCCAACGCCCGGCGCTGTGGCTGAGGATGGGGATTTCATCTGCATCGACATCATGGCGGATGGTTTTTTGTACAACATGGTTCGCAGCATCACCGGCACATTGCTGAAAGTCGGCTACGGCAATTGGCCCGTTGACAAGGTCCGGGAAATCCTGGAAAACCAAACCCGCGACCACGCCGGTGCGACGGCCCCCCCGCACGGTTTGTATTTGGTGCATGTCGACTATGATAGGGAAAACGTCGTTTCCAATTCCCCCGGCGACCCGTCGTAA
- a CDS encoding glycosyltransferase family 4 protein, translated as MKTVHIITRLILGGAQENTLLTVEGQHHDWGDDVTLLTGPALGPEGSLLERAAQRELDVRIVPELRREIHPRRDWQSYRSLIRMLAEIEPDIVHTHSSKAGVIGRAAATKLKIPVVHTIHGSPFHEFQSAAAYQVYRSCEKWAARRCARLISVCDSMTDQYVAAGIAPRSMFQTVYSGMEVEPFLNPPVPRADVRQELGFTEEHIVVGKIARLFHLKGHEYVIEAAGEVVRNNPHVRFLFVGDGILQQQLQQQIAAAGLSEHFVFTGLVPPTRIPELIGAMDIVVHTSLREGLARVLPQGLISGKPVISYDVDGAREVCIEGETGFLLPPKSVPQLAEAIGKLADSPELREQYGRTGRERFTDQFRQQTMVRELREIYQAVIDGP; from the coding sequence ATGAAAACCGTCCACATCATCACCCGGCTGATTCTTGGCGGCGCGCAGGAGAACACCCTGCTGACCGTCGAAGGGCAACACCACGACTGGGGCGACGATGTGACGTTGCTCACCGGACCCGCTCTGGGACCCGAAGGCAGCCTGCTCGAGCGAGCGGCGCAGCGCGAATTGGACGTGCGAATCGTTCCCGAATTACGGCGAGAAATCCATCCCCGCCGCGACTGGCAAAGTTATCGCTCGCTGATACGCATGCTGGCTGAAATCGAACCTGACATCGTGCACACGCATAGCTCCAAAGCGGGGGTCATCGGGCGCGCGGCGGCGACCAAGCTGAAAATCCCGGTTGTGCATACGATCCACGGCTCGCCGTTTCACGAATTCCAAAGCGCGGCAGCGTACCAAGTGTATCGTAGCTGCGAAAAATGGGCCGCTCGGCGATGTGCCCGGCTGATCAGTGTGTGCGATTCGATGACCGATCAATACGTCGCGGCCGGCATTGCACCAAGGTCGATGTTTCAAACGGTCTACAGCGGCATGGAGGTCGAACCGTTTCTCAATCCCCCCGTCCCCCGCGCGGATGTTCGGCAAGAACTCGGTTTTACTGAGGAGCACATTGTCGTCGGTAAAATCGCGCGGCTGTTTCATCTCAAGGGGCACGAATACGTCATCGAAGCCGCCGGTGAGGTTGTCCGAAATAATCCCCACGTCCGTTTTCTGTTTGTGGGCGATGGCATCCTACAACAGCAACTGCAGCAACAAATCGCCGCCGCTGGTTTGAGTGAGCATTTCGTGTTCACGGGACTGGTTCCGCCGACGCGGATTCCCGAATTAATCGGGGCGATGGATATCGTCGTACACACCAGCCTCCGCGAAGGGCTGGCCCGCGTCTTGCCGCAAGGGCTCATCTCCGGCAAACCGGTGATCAGTTACGACGTCGATGGTGCTCGCGAAGTGTGCATCGAGGGAGAGACGGGGTTTCTCCTGCCGCCGAAATCTGTGCCGCAATTGGCCGAGGCAATCGGCAAACTGGCCGACTCTCCCGAGTTGCGAGAACAATACGGACGAACCGGCCGCGAACGTTTTACCGACCAGTTCCGGCAGCAGACCATGGTGCGTGAGTTGCGCGAGATCTACCAAGCTGTGATCGATGGACCGTAG